In Mytilus trossulus isolate FHL-02 chromosome 14, PNRI_Mtr1.1.1.hap1, whole genome shotgun sequence, a genomic segment contains:
- the LOC134696403 gene encoding mitochondria-eating protein-like isoform X1 codes for MAESLRRLVNIGTFTVLQDKLERWLGNYHINTCDQNVARCCEIIELNAKVQGQLFKLLSVTAESGGMYGGASIIKSRLLPFLGQNFFTSGGSVTADTSLSILAESAAKNRELDDLQDQYEVSLNDLEADLKARENEVQDLRDELIETKEELNRSLRTTTSDKMLNDVEIRELRRKLALAEDEVRTLRSKAGLLTDYDTQVRRLRDDIALLTARRDSLLRTSTIKDKDDSFLSSKDESKRNGPGLADAQDEIVKLRARSGLIDTYERQVRNLKDELSLSSTKKSYLDGRDVYSSLNSYRYTPRVGSPLSIDDPVQRVRQQNLISRWNDMFSQDRLDAMDTLRRYSDDYENNQRIIFLALQEAFSVAKCAFRQFKMKVRANLAATHIGPETLEEAVQDYVNRNTDLYDLPGMVADVLRGLNRSPKIYLPPDSTFAVVQPFIREACKLAWQMSALAHPLDIAVATDAELFDNNRYRRSYDSEYTAPLVNHHIWPALMQGSKVLMKGEACTRRGASLGASRRSRSRSRSVSPSLRARSRSRSMSPSRMARSRSPSPRRIASPYSSDPLF; via the exons ATCAACACATGTGACCAGAATGTTGCTCGGTGCTGTGAAATTATTGAACTTAATGCCAAAGTTCAAGGGCAGCTATTTAAATTACTCAGTGTCACTGCCGAATCAG GTGGTATGTATGGAGGTGCCAGTATTATTAAATCTCGTTTACTGCCATTTTTGGGACAGAATTTCTTTACCTCAGGGGGATCTGTAACAGCTGACACTAGCCTTAGTATCTTAGCAGAATCTGCAGCAAAAAATAGGGAACTAGATGACTTACAAGACCAGTATGAAGTCAGTTTAAACGACCTAGAAGCTGATCTTAAAGCTAGAGAAAATGAAGTACAAGACCTTCGTGATGA ACTGATTGAAACAAAAGAGGAGCTAAACAGAAGTTTAAGAACAACAACTAGtgataaaatgttaaatgatgTTGAAATACGTGAACTACGACGAAA ACTAGCTTTAGCAGAAGATGAAGTTAGAACTTTAAGATCAAAAGCAGGACTGTTAACAGATTATGATACACAAGTTCGACGTTTACGTGATGACATTGCTCTCCTAACAGCTAGGCGAGACTCACTTTTAAGAACGTCAACAATTAAAGATAAAGACGATTCATTCTTATCTTCAAAAGATGAGTCTAAACGCAACGGTCCAGG GCTCGCTGACGCACAAGATGAGATTGTCAAATTACGTGCAAGATCAGGTCTTATTGATACTTACGAAAGACAAGTAAGGAATCTCAAAGATGAACTCTCATTGTCTTCCACTAAAAAGAGCTATTTGGATGG cAGAGATGTGTACAGCAGTTTGAACTCCTACCGTTACACACCACGAGTAGGATCACCACTGTCCATAGACGATCCCGTACAACGTGTCAGACAACAGAATCTCATCTCACGATGGAATGATATGTTCTCACAGGATCGTCTGGACGCCATGGATACACTCCGTCGCTATTCAGATGATTATGAAAACAATCAAAGAATCATCTTCCTAGCTTTACAG gaaGCATTCAGTGTGGCCAAGTGTGCTTTCCGTCAGTTTAAGATGAAAGTCCGAGCCAACCTGGCAGCTACACACATTGGTCCAGAGACTCTTGAGGAGGCAGTCCAGGACTATGTCAACAGAAATACAGACCTATATGACCTTCCTGGAATGGTTGCA GATGTATTGAGAGGGTTGAATAGAAGTCCAAAGATCTATCTTCCACCAGACTCTACCTTTGCTGTGGTTCAGCCATTCATCAGAGAAGCCTGTAAACTTGCCTGGCAAATGAGTGCTCTAGCCCACCCACTAGATATTGCAGTGGCCACTGATGCTGAACTCTTTGACAACAACAG ATATCGTAGAAGTTATGATTCTGAGTACACAGCACCATTAGTAAACCATCACATCTGGCCAGCCCTGATGCAGGGATCTAAGGTTCTAATGAAGGGAGAAGCTTGCACTCGTAGAGGAGCATCACTG ggAGCTAGTAGGAGAAGCAGAAGCAGATCCCGATCTGTAAGCCCAAGTCTGCGTGCACGATCCCGTTCTCGTTCAATGAGCCCATCTCGTATGGCTCGTAGTCGTTCCCCAAGTCCACGACGAATTGCAAGTCCGTATAGTTCAG ATCCACTTTTCTAG
- the LOC134696403 gene encoding mitochondria-eating protein-like isoform X10, translated as MAESLRRLVNIGTFTVLQDKLERWLGNYHINTCDQNVARCCEIIELNAKVQGQLFKLLSVTAESGGMYGGASIIKSRLLPFLGQNFFTSGGSVTADTSLSILAESAAKNRELDDLQDQYEVSLNDLEADLKARENEVQDLRDELLDTKDELSRNLRNSTTDKMFLDSENRELRRKLADAQDEIVKLRARSGLIDTYERQVRNLKDELSLSSTKKSYLDGDVYSSLNSYRYTPRVGSPLSIDDPVQRVRQQNLISRWNDMFSQDRLDAMDTLRRYSDDYENNQRIIFLALQEAFSVAKCAFRQFKMKVRANLAATHIGPETLEEAVQDYVNRNTDLYDLPGMVADVLRGLNRSPKIYLPPDSTFAVVQPFIREACKLAWQMSALAHPLDIAVATDAELFDNNRYRRSYDSEYTAPLVNHHIWPALMQGSKVLMKGEACTRRGASLGASRRSRSRSRSVSPSLRARSRSRSMSPSRMARSRSPSPRRIASPYSSDPLF; from the exons ATCAACACATGTGACCAGAATGTTGCTCGGTGCTGTGAAATTATTGAACTTAATGCCAAAGTTCAAGGGCAGCTATTTAAATTACTCAGTGTCACTGCCGAATCAG GTGGTATGTATGGAGGTGCCAGTATTATTAAATCTCGTTTACTGCCATTTTTGGGACAGAATTTCTTTACCTCAGGGGGATCTGTAACAGCTGACACTAGCCTTAGTATCTTAGCAGAATCTGCAGCAAAAAATAGGGAACTAGATGACTTACAAGACCAGTATGAAGTCAGTTTAAACGACCTAGAAGCTGATCTTAAAGCTAGAGAAAATGAAGTACAAGACCTTCGTGATGA ACTATTGGACACCAAGGATGAACTATCAAGGAATTTAAGAAACTCAACCACTGACAAAATGTTCTTGGATTCAGAAAATAGAGAACTGAGAAGAAA GCTCGCTGACGCACAAGATGAGATTGTCAAATTACGTGCAAGATCAGGTCTTATTGATACTTACGAAAGACAAGTAAGGAATCTCAAAGATGAACTCTCATTGTCTTCCACTAAAAAGAGCTATTTGGATGG AGATGTGTACAGCAGTTTGAACTCCTACCGTTACACACCACGAGTAGGATCACCACTGTCCATAGACGATCCCGTACAACGTGTCAGACAACAGAATCTCATCTCACGATGGAATGATATGTTCTCACAGGATCGTCTGGACGCCATGGATACACTCCGTCGCTATTCAGATGATTATGAAAACAATCAAAGAATCATCTTCCTAGCTTTACAG gaaGCATTCAGTGTGGCCAAGTGTGCTTTCCGTCAGTTTAAGATGAAAGTCCGAGCCAACCTGGCAGCTACACACATTGGTCCAGAGACTCTTGAGGAGGCAGTCCAGGACTATGTCAACAGAAATACAGACCTATATGACCTTCCTGGAATGGTTGCA GATGTATTGAGAGGGTTGAATAGAAGTCCAAAGATCTATCTTCCACCAGACTCTACCTTTGCTGTGGTTCAGCCATTCATCAGAGAAGCCTGTAAACTTGCCTGGCAAATGAGTGCTCTAGCCCACCCACTAGATATTGCAGTGGCCACTGATGCTGAACTCTTTGACAACAACAG ATATCGTAGAAGTTATGATTCTGAGTACACAGCACCATTAGTAAACCATCACATCTGGCCAGCCCTGATGCAGGGATCTAAGGTTCTAATGAAGGGAGAAGCTTGCACTCGTAGAGGAGCATCACTG ggAGCTAGTAGGAGAAGCAGAAGCAGATCCCGATCTGTAAGCCCAAGTCTGCGTGCACGATCCCGTTCTCGTTCAATGAGCCCATCTCGTATGGCTCGTAGTCGTTCCCCAAGTCCACGACGAATTGCAAGTCCGTATAGTTCAG ATCCACTTTTCTAG
- the LOC134696403 gene encoding mitochondria-eating protein-like isoform X4, which yields MAESLRRLVNIGTFTVLQDKLERWLGNYHINTCDQNVARCCEIIELNAKVQGQLFKLLSVTAESGGMYGGASIIKSRLLPFLGQNFFTSGGSVTADTSLSILAESAAKNRELDDLQDQYEVSLNDLEADLKARENEVQDLRDELLDTKDELSRNLRNSTTDKMFLDSENRELRRKLALAEDEVRTLRSKAGLLTDYDTQVRRLRDDIALLTARRDSLLRTSTIKDKDDSFLSSKDESKRNGPGLADAQDEIVKLRARSGLIDTYERQVRNLKDELSLSSTKKSYLDGDVYSSLNSYRYTPRVGSPLSIDDPVQRVRQQNLISRWNDMFSQDRLDAMDTLRRYSDDYENNQRIIFLALQEAFSVAKCAFRQFKMKVRANLAATHIGPETLEEAVQDYVNRNTDLYDLPGMVADVLRGLNRSPKIYLPPDSTFAVVQPFIREACKLAWQMSALAHPLDIAVATDAELFDNNRYRRSYDSEYTAPLVNHHIWPALMQGSKVLMKGEACTRRGASLGASRRSRSRSRSVSPSLRARSRSRSMSPSRMARSRSPSPRRIASPYSSDPLF from the exons ATCAACACATGTGACCAGAATGTTGCTCGGTGCTGTGAAATTATTGAACTTAATGCCAAAGTTCAAGGGCAGCTATTTAAATTACTCAGTGTCACTGCCGAATCAG GTGGTATGTATGGAGGTGCCAGTATTATTAAATCTCGTTTACTGCCATTTTTGGGACAGAATTTCTTTACCTCAGGGGGATCTGTAACAGCTGACACTAGCCTTAGTATCTTAGCAGAATCTGCAGCAAAAAATAGGGAACTAGATGACTTACAAGACCAGTATGAAGTCAGTTTAAACGACCTAGAAGCTGATCTTAAAGCTAGAGAAAATGAAGTACAAGACCTTCGTGATGA ACTATTGGACACCAAGGATGAACTATCAAGGAATTTAAGAAACTCAACCACTGACAAAATGTTCTTGGATTCAGAAAATAGAGAACTGAGAAGAAA ACTAGCTTTAGCAGAAGATGAAGTTAGAACTTTAAGATCAAAAGCAGGACTGTTAACAGATTATGATACACAAGTTCGACGTTTACGTGATGACATTGCTCTCCTAACAGCTAGGCGAGACTCACTTTTAAGAACGTCAACAATTAAAGATAAAGACGATTCATTCTTATCTTCAAAAGATGAGTCTAAACGCAACGGTCCAGG GCTCGCTGACGCACAAGATGAGATTGTCAAATTACGTGCAAGATCAGGTCTTATTGATACTTACGAAAGACAAGTAAGGAATCTCAAAGATGAACTCTCATTGTCTTCCACTAAAAAGAGCTATTTGGATGG AGATGTGTACAGCAGTTTGAACTCCTACCGTTACACACCACGAGTAGGATCACCACTGTCCATAGACGATCCCGTACAACGTGTCAGACAACAGAATCTCATCTCACGATGGAATGATATGTTCTCACAGGATCGTCTGGACGCCATGGATACACTCCGTCGCTATTCAGATGATTATGAAAACAATCAAAGAATCATCTTCCTAGCTTTACAG gaaGCATTCAGTGTGGCCAAGTGTGCTTTCCGTCAGTTTAAGATGAAAGTCCGAGCCAACCTGGCAGCTACACACATTGGTCCAGAGACTCTTGAGGAGGCAGTCCAGGACTATGTCAACAGAAATACAGACCTATATGACCTTCCTGGAATGGTTGCA GATGTATTGAGAGGGTTGAATAGAAGTCCAAAGATCTATCTTCCACCAGACTCTACCTTTGCTGTGGTTCAGCCATTCATCAGAGAAGCCTGTAAACTTGCCTGGCAAATGAGTGCTCTAGCCCACCCACTAGATATTGCAGTGGCCACTGATGCTGAACTCTTTGACAACAACAG ATATCGTAGAAGTTATGATTCTGAGTACACAGCACCATTAGTAAACCATCACATCTGGCCAGCCCTGATGCAGGGATCTAAGGTTCTAATGAAGGGAGAAGCTTGCACTCGTAGAGGAGCATCACTG ggAGCTAGTAGGAGAAGCAGAAGCAGATCCCGATCTGTAAGCCCAAGTCTGCGTGCACGATCCCGTTCTCGTTCAATGAGCCCATCTCGTATGGCTCGTAGTCGTTCCCCAAGTCCACGACGAATTGCAAGTCCGTATAGTTCAG ATCCACTTTTCTAG
- the LOC134696403 gene encoding mitochondria-eating protein-like isoform X5, whose translation MAESLRRLVNIGTFTVLQDKLERWLGNYHINTCDQNVARCCEIIELNAKVQGQLFKLLSVTAESGGMYGGASIIKSRLLPFLGQNFFTSGGSVTADTSLSILAESAAKNRELDDLQDQYEVSLNDLEADLKARENEVQDLRDELIETKEELNRSLRTTTSDKMLNDVEIRELRRKLALAEDEVRTLRSKAGLLTDYDTQVRRLRDDIALLTARRDSLLRTSTIKDKDDSFLSSKDESKRNGPGRDVYSSLNSYRYTPRVGSPLSIDDPVQRVRQQNLISRWNDMFSQDRLDAMDTLRRYSDDYENNQRIIFLALQEAFSVAKCAFRQFKMKVRANLAATHIGPETLEEAVQDYVNRNTDLYDLPGMVADVLRGLNRSPKIYLPPDSTFAVVQPFIREACKLAWQMSALAHPLDIAVATDAELFDNNRYRRSYDSEYTAPLVNHHIWPALMQGSKVLMKGEACTRRGASLGASRRSRSRSRSVSPSLRARSRSRSMSPSRMARSRSPSPRRIASPYSSDPLF comes from the exons ATCAACACATGTGACCAGAATGTTGCTCGGTGCTGTGAAATTATTGAACTTAATGCCAAAGTTCAAGGGCAGCTATTTAAATTACTCAGTGTCACTGCCGAATCAG GTGGTATGTATGGAGGTGCCAGTATTATTAAATCTCGTTTACTGCCATTTTTGGGACAGAATTTCTTTACCTCAGGGGGATCTGTAACAGCTGACACTAGCCTTAGTATCTTAGCAGAATCTGCAGCAAAAAATAGGGAACTAGATGACTTACAAGACCAGTATGAAGTCAGTTTAAACGACCTAGAAGCTGATCTTAAAGCTAGAGAAAATGAAGTACAAGACCTTCGTGATGA ACTGATTGAAACAAAAGAGGAGCTAAACAGAAGTTTAAGAACAACAACTAGtgataaaatgttaaatgatgTTGAAATACGTGAACTACGACGAAA ACTAGCTTTAGCAGAAGATGAAGTTAGAACTTTAAGATCAAAAGCAGGACTGTTAACAGATTATGATACACAAGTTCGACGTTTACGTGATGACATTGCTCTCCTAACAGCTAGGCGAGACTCACTTTTAAGAACGTCAACAATTAAAGATAAAGACGATTCATTCTTATCTTCAAAAGATGAGTCTAAACGCAACGGTCCAGG cAGAGATGTGTACAGCAGTTTGAACTCCTACCGTTACACACCACGAGTAGGATCACCACTGTCCATAGACGATCCCGTACAACGTGTCAGACAACAGAATCTCATCTCACGATGGAATGATATGTTCTCACAGGATCGTCTGGACGCCATGGATACACTCCGTCGCTATTCAGATGATTATGAAAACAATCAAAGAATCATCTTCCTAGCTTTACAG gaaGCATTCAGTGTGGCCAAGTGTGCTTTCCGTCAGTTTAAGATGAAAGTCCGAGCCAACCTGGCAGCTACACACATTGGTCCAGAGACTCTTGAGGAGGCAGTCCAGGACTATGTCAACAGAAATACAGACCTATATGACCTTCCTGGAATGGTTGCA GATGTATTGAGAGGGTTGAATAGAAGTCCAAAGATCTATCTTCCACCAGACTCTACCTTTGCTGTGGTTCAGCCATTCATCAGAGAAGCCTGTAAACTTGCCTGGCAAATGAGTGCTCTAGCCCACCCACTAGATATTGCAGTGGCCACTGATGCTGAACTCTTTGACAACAACAG ATATCGTAGAAGTTATGATTCTGAGTACACAGCACCATTAGTAAACCATCACATCTGGCCAGCCCTGATGCAGGGATCTAAGGTTCTAATGAAGGGAGAAGCTTGCACTCGTAGAGGAGCATCACTG ggAGCTAGTAGGAGAAGCAGAAGCAGATCCCGATCTGTAAGCCCAAGTCTGCGTGCACGATCCCGTTCTCGTTCAATGAGCCCATCTCGTATGGCTCGTAGTCGTTCCCCAAGTCCACGACGAATTGCAAGTCCGTATAGTTCAG ATCCACTTTTCTAG
- the LOC134696403 gene encoding mitochondria-eating protein-like isoform X6, whose product MAESLRRLVNIGTFTVLQDKLERWLGNYHINTCDQNVARCCEIIELNAKVQGQLFKLLSVTAESGGMYGGASIIKSRLLPFLGQNFFTSGGSVTADTSLSILAESAAKNRELDDLQDQYEVSLNDLEADLKARENEVQDLRDELIETKEELNRSLRTTTSDKMLNDVEIRELRRKLALAEDEVRTLRSKAGLLTDYDTQVRRLRDDIALLTARRDSLLRTSTIKDKDDSFLSSKDESKRNGPGDVYSSLNSYRYTPRVGSPLSIDDPVQRVRQQNLISRWNDMFSQDRLDAMDTLRRYSDDYENNQRIIFLALQEAFSVAKCAFRQFKMKVRANLAATHIGPETLEEAVQDYVNRNTDLYDLPGMVADVLRGLNRSPKIYLPPDSTFAVVQPFIREACKLAWQMSALAHPLDIAVATDAELFDNNRYRRSYDSEYTAPLVNHHIWPALMQGSKVLMKGEACTRRGASLGASRRSRSRSRSVSPSLRARSRSRSMSPSRMARSRSPSPRRIASPYSSDPLF is encoded by the exons ATCAACACATGTGACCAGAATGTTGCTCGGTGCTGTGAAATTATTGAACTTAATGCCAAAGTTCAAGGGCAGCTATTTAAATTACTCAGTGTCACTGCCGAATCAG GTGGTATGTATGGAGGTGCCAGTATTATTAAATCTCGTTTACTGCCATTTTTGGGACAGAATTTCTTTACCTCAGGGGGATCTGTAACAGCTGACACTAGCCTTAGTATCTTAGCAGAATCTGCAGCAAAAAATAGGGAACTAGATGACTTACAAGACCAGTATGAAGTCAGTTTAAACGACCTAGAAGCTGATCTTAAAGCTAGAGAAAATGAAGTACAAGACCTTCGTGATGA ACTGATTGAAACAAAAGAGGAGCTAAACAGAAGTTTAAGAACAACAACTAGtgataaaatgttaaatgatgTTGAAATACGTGAACTACGACGAAA ACTAGCTTTAGCAGAAGATGAAGTTAGAACTTTAAGATCAAAAGCAGGACTGTTAACAGATTATGATACACAAGTTCGACGTTTACGTGATGACATTGCTCTCCTAACAGCTAGGCGAGACTCACTTTTAAGAACGTCAACAATTAAAGATAAAGACGATTCATTCTTATCTTCAAAAGATGAGTCTAAACGCAACGGTCCAGG AGATGTGTACAGCAGTTTGAACTCCTACCGTTACACACCACGAGTAGGATCACCACTGTCCATAGACGATCCCGTACAACGTGTCAGACAACAGAATCTCATCTCACGATGGAATGATATGTTCTCACAGGATCGTCTGGACGCCATGGATACACTCCGTCGCTATTCAGATGATTATGAAAACAATCAAAGAATCATCTTCCTAGCTTTACAG gaaGCATTCAGTGTGGCCAAGTGTGCTTTCCGTCAGTTTAAGATGAAAGTCCGAGCCAACCTGGCAGCTACACACATTGGTCCAGAGACTCTTGAGGAGGCAGTCCAGGACTATGTCAACAGAAATACAGACCTATATGACCTTCCTGGAATGGTTGCA GATGTATTGAGAGGGTTGAATAGAAGTCCAAAGATCTATCTTCCACCAGACTCTACCTTTGCTGTGGTTCAGCCATTCATCAGAGAAGCCTGTAAACTTGCCTGGCAAATGAGTGCTCTAGCCCACCCACTAGATATTGCAGTGGCCACTGATGCTGAACTCTTTGACAACAACAG ATATCGTAGAAGTTATGATTCTGAGTACACAGCACCATTAGTAAACCATCACATCTGGCCAGCCCTGATGCAGGGATCTAAGGTTCTAATGAAGGGAGAAGCTTGCACTCGTAGAGGAGCATCACTG ggAGCTAGTAGGAGAAGCAGAAGCAGATCCCGATCTGTAAGCCCAAGTCTGCGTGCACGATCCCGTTCTCGTTCAATGAGCCCATCTCGTATGGCTCGTAGTCGTTCCCCAAGTCCACGACGAATTGCAAGTCCGTATAGTTCAG ATCCACTTTTCTAG
- the LOC134696403 gene encoding mitochondria-eating protein-like isoform X2, with product MAESLRRLVNIGTFTVLQDKLERWLGNYHINTCDQNVARCCEIIELNAKVQGQLFKLLSVTAESGGMYGGASIIKSRLLPFLGQNFFTSGGSVTADTSLSILAESAAKNRELDDLQDQYEVSLNDLEADLKARENEVQDLRDELLDTKDELSRNLRNSTTDKMFLDSENRELRRKLALAEDEVRTLRSKAGLLTDYDTQVRRLRDDIALLTARRDSLLRTSTIKDKDDSFLSSKDESKRNGPGLADAQDEIVKLRARSGLIDTYERQVRNLKDELSLSSTKKSYLDGRDVYSSLNSYRYTPRVGSPLSIDDPVQRVRQQNLISRWNDMFSQDRLDAMDTLRRYSDDYENNQRIIFLALQEAFSVAKCAFRQFKMKVRANLAATHIGPETLEEAVQDYVNRNTDLYDLPGMVADVLRGLNRSPKIYLPPDSTFAVVQPFIREACKLAWQMSALAHPLDIAVATDAELFDNNRYRRSYDSEYTAPLVNHHIWPALMQGSKVLMKGEACTRRGASLGASRRSRSRSRSVSPSLRARSRSRSMSPSRMARSRSPSPRRIASPYSSDPLF from the exons ATCAACACATGTGACCAGAATGTTGCTCGGTGCTGTGAAATTATTGAACTTAATGCCAAAGTTCAAGGGCAGCTATTTAAATTACTCAGTGTCACTGCCGAATCAG GTGGTATGTATGGAGGTGCCAGTATTATTAAATCTCGTTTACTGCCATTTTTGGGACAGAATTTCTTTACCTCAGGGGGATCTGTAACAGCTGACACTAGCCTTAGTATCTTAGCAGAATCTGCAGCAAAAAATAGGGAACTAGATGACTTACAAGACCAGTATGAAGTCAGTTTAAACGACCTAGAAGCTGATCTTAAAGCTAGAGAAAATGAAGTACAAGACCTTCGTGATGA ACTATTGGACACCAAGGATGAACTATCAAGGAATTTAAGAAACTCAACCACTGACAAAATGTTCTTGGATTCAGAAAATAGAGAACTGAGAAGAAA ACTAGCTTTAGCAGAAGATGAAGTTAGAACTTTAAGATCAAAAGCAGGACTGTTAACAGATTATGATACACAAGTTCGACGTTTACGTGATGACATTGCTCTCCTAACAGCTAGGCGAGACTCACTTTTAAGAACGTCAACAATTAAAGATAAAGACGATTCATTCTTATCTTCAAAAGATGAGTCTAAACGCAACGGTCCAGG GCTCGCTGACGCACAAGATGAGATTGTCAAATTACGTGCAAGATCAGGTCTTATTGATACTTACGAAAGACAAGTAAGGAATCTCAAAGATGAACTCTCATTGTCTTCCACTAAAAAGAGCTATTTGGATGG cAGAGATGTGTACAGCAGTTTGAACTCCTACCGTTACACACCACGAGTAGGATCACCACTGTCCATAGACGATCCCGTACAACGTGTCAGACAACAGAATCTCATCTCACGATGGAATGATATGTTCTCACAGGATCGTCTGGACGCCATGGATACACTCCGTCGCTATTCAGATGATTATGAAAACAATCAAAGAATCATCTTCCTAGCTTTACAG gaaGCATTCAGTGTGGCCAAGTGTGCTTTCCGTCAGTTTAAGATGAAAGTCCGAGCCAACCTGGCAGCTACACACATTGGTCCAGAGACTCTTGAGGAGGCAGTCCAGGACTATGTCAACAGAAATACAGACCTATATGACCTTCCTGGAATGGTTGCA GATGTATTGAGAGGGTTGAATAGAAGTCCAAAGATCTATCTTCCACCAGACTCTACCTTTGCTGTGGTTCAGCCATTCATCAGAGAAGCCTGTAAACTTGCCTGGCAAATGAGTGCTCTAGCCCACCCACTAGATATTGCAGTGGCCACTGATGCTGAACTCTTTGACAACAACAG ATATCGTAGAAGTTATGATTCTGAGTACACAGCACCATTAGTAAACCATCACATCTGGCCAGCCCTGATGCAGGGATCTAAGGTTCTAATGAAGGGAGAAGCTTGCACTCGTAGAGGAGCATCACTG ggAGCTAGTAGGAGAAGCAGAAGCAGATCCCGATCTGTAAGCCCAAGTCTGCGTGCACGATCCCGTTCTCGTTCAATGAGCCCATCTCGTATGGCTCGTAGTCGTTCCCCAAGTCCACGACGAATTGCAAGTCCGTATAGTTCAG ATCCACTTTTCTAG